ACGCCCAGTGTGGACGCCATCGAGAAGATCGGCGTGCGCCGCTCGCTGCTGATCGGCACGCTGCAGTGCCTCGCGCTGCTGTGGCCCGGCTTCTCCCGCTCCGCGAGTTCCATCCTGGGCGGCATGGTGCTGGGCCTGGACCGGCCCACCGCCACGAAGTTCAGCTTCTACCTGGGCGTGCCCACCCTGGGCGGCGCCGCGCTGCTGGACTTCATCAAGAGCCGCGACATCCTCGCGGAGATCGGCGTGCTGAACGTGCTGCTGGGCGCCGCCGTGAGCTTCGTCGTGGCGTATCTGTCCATCGGGTGGCTGCTGCGCTTCGTGTCCACCAACAACTTCAAACCCTTCGCGGTCTACCGCGTCGTGGTCGGCGTGCTGATCCTCGCGCTGATCGCAGCGGGCTTGCTGAACAACGGCAACCTCGCCTGAAGCCCACATGAAAGGGGCGGCCCGGAGCGAGTCCTGGGCCGCCCCTTCCCACGCAGTCCTGCCAGAATGGTGCGCGTGGCTCCACCCACCCTCTACCGCCCGTTCCTGAACGGGACGTACGCCGTCTCCGCCGGACTGTACCGGATGGGCCAGCAGGCCATTCCCTGGCTGGACGACCCTCGCCCCGAAGGGCACACCTTCACGCTGGACGACACGTACCCCGCGTTCATTGCCAGCAAGGTCGCCGCGCACGCCCGCGCCCCGCACGAGTACATGGGCGAGGCGGCACTGACCCCAGACCTGCGCGAGGCGGCCCTGACGCACGTCGCCGCGACCCTCGCCCGCGACAGTGGCGGGGCGATCACGTGGGACGGCGCGACCCTCCGGAACGACCTTCTGGGCTGGCGGTCCACCCTCGATCCGCGCTGGAACGCCGTACATGACCTCAGGCACTTTCAGGCCCCACACGCCGGGCTGATCGCCAGAGTGCAGCCGCTCCACGCACTGGACTTCCTGGGCCTGAACACCCAGGAGGACCTCGCCCTTATCGCCCGTGACCCCCACACGGGTGCGGACTGGCTGGCCGCCACGCACGTCCTCCTGCCACAGCACTGGGACCCGCGCGACAAACTCGGCCGGGACTTCCGTGCCGTCCACGAACCCGTCGCGGGCAGTGGCCCCATGAACGTCACGGCACCCCGCCTCGTAGAAGCGGCCATCACGCGCGGGCCGTTCATCCGCTTCGCGTGGGGCCTCAGCATGACAGGGCGCCTCGACCATCACCCCGCCGCCCCGCCCGACGAGGACCGCGCCCACGACACCCGCTTCCACCCCGACTGGGCGTACCTGCGCGTCGAACGCCAGACCCTCACCGGTTTCCCTGACGCGCACGGCGCACTGTTCACCATTCGGCCGCTCGTTCACCCCCTGACGAAAGCCGTGCAGACGCCCACGCACGCTCAGGCCCTCGCCGCCGCCATCCAGTCCATGACGCCCGAACAGACCGAGTACAAGGGATTAACCCACCTGCAAGGCGACCTACTGCGGTGGCTCAGGGACCGCAGCCTAGACTGACCGGGTGAATCCCGCCCGCCCCACCCTGCTGCTCATCCCCCTGCTGCTGGCTGCCTGCGCCGCGCCACCGGACGACACTACGGTGATCAGGGGCGACAGCACCCAGGTCACCACCCGCACCACCGTCACGACGGATAACGCCACGACCGGCAAGACGACCACCCAGCGCCAGTCCACCGCCGCCACCGTCCCCATCAGCGCCCTCCCACGCGAAGGACAGCAGGTCCTGCGCCAGATCGACCAGGGCGGCCCCTTCCGCTACGCCAAGGACGGCAGCACCTTCGGCAACCGCGAACGCCGCCTCCCCACCCGGCCCAGCGGCTACTACCGCGAATACACCGTCCCCACCCCCGGCGAGAATGACCGCGGCGCCCGCCGCATCGTCTGCGGCGGCCAACCCCCCACCCGCACCGACGACTGCCACTACACCCCCGACCACTACCGCACCTTCCGGAGCATCCAATGATCCAGATCTTCAACGCCCCCCCGGACGGCCTCCAGGCCGCTCCACACGAGCCCCGCATCATCGCCGCCGGGTACCAGATCACCGTCCGTGAAATCGACTTCGGCGCCGTCCACGATAAGGACACCCTGATGCTCGCATTCCTCAAGGGCCTCGCCCTGCGCGACACCTTCGGCCGCAACTGGGACGCCCTCTACGACATCCTCACCGACCCCGACCAGATCAGCGCCCGCTACGCCCTGATCCTCTGCGACTACGCCCACTTCCGCCGCCGCCACCCCCACCTCGCCACCGAACTCGAACAGGTCCTCCTCGACGCCCAGACCAACGCCGCCCAGCAGGAACGGCACCTCTGGCTACTCATCGAAGAACCCGACCACGACCCCAACGGCTGGTGAGCTCAAGCGGCAGCGCCCTCCACCCGGAGGGCGCTGCCGTGTGTTAGCAGATTAAGGGTTACGAACGACCGAAACCGTGCTGCCCGCAACGGACGTCACGATGCCCGTTGTCATGTCTTCGATCAGCCAGACCACCTGATAGGTGCCCGGGTCTCCGAAGGCAACGGTGGACGAGACACTTCCGGTCACGTCGTTGGTGAAGCTGACACTCTTCTGAACGCCGTTCATGTACAGCACGGCGGCGACACGGCTCCGGTTGGTCATCCCCGACAGAGTCCAGGTGCCCGTGGTGTAGTTCAACTGACCACTTATGGTGCTCGGGGGTGTCGGGGAGGTCGCGGTAGAGGTGAAGTATGCGGGCCGGGCGGCACGGATGGCCGCGCGGTTGATCGTCACGGGAATGCACTGAATGTTCCGGTTCCCCTCCGTGTCCTGCACAGTTACGCGGAGGTCATACCGCTCGTTGACGTTGTTGTCCGGCACGTAGGCTGAGCCGTCAATGTCGAGATTGTTGAGCACGACGTCCCCAATGGCAATGGCAGGACTGTACCCGTAGTTCAACATGAGGACATCAACGGGTGAACGGCCCGCAACGGGAACGCTCGCGTCGCATTGCGTCGTGCCATTGAGCGTGAGGGGTCTGGTGGCATCGAACGGCCCCACCACTCGCGCCTCGACCACGGCCACTCCGGTGTTGTCGCTCACGCTGATGAGCAGTCCGGAGGAACTGTCAAGCTGACCAGGCTTCTGCGCATCCGTGATAGCCGGGAAGCGGATGGTGGACGCCGGCGGCAGCACACTGACAGTGTTGTGCGTGAAGCGGCTGCTGGTCTCCAGGGGGCGGGTGATGTTCGCGCCCGCCGGGTCAACCTGAACCTTGGTCCGCGCCCTGATGAGATACGTGTCAGCAGGAAGGGCTGCCACGTCAAACGAGGTGTTGCAGGTCAGGGAATCGACGCTGCCACTGCAGACTGTCGGGTCCGTCGGGCTGAGCGTCTGGGTGGCCACTACGATGCCACGGTAGTCCAGCAGGTCAACCTTGAAGGGCTGCGTGATGGTGTAATCGGCGCTGCGCTTGGTCAGAGTGATCTGCACGGGAACCGTTGGCGTGTTCACCGTCGCTCCGTCGCTGGGGGAAGCCACCTTGAAGTCCGGGCTGGTCAGGTTCTGGACCTGTACGTTCTTCTCACCACTGATGCCCCGCAGTCCTGATTTCGTGTAGGCGATCACCTGAAGTTTCAGGGGGCCGTTCGCGAAGCGGGTGGTGTCCACACTGAAGGTCGCTCGGGCCTGGGTCGTCACGTAGGTGCTGTTGTCCACCACGCCTTTCGCGTCGGTGATCTGCAGGATCATCCGGTCGACCTGACTGGCCGCGTCGAAGTTCCCGGACACGTTGACGCTCATGTTGCCGGCGTATGGAGCCGTGCCGACGACTTCCAGAACGGGAGTGGGGGCCTGCTCGGCAGGTGCTGTAGTCACGTTGAACGTGAAGCTCCGAGTGGTCGGAGCTGAGGTGTTGTTCGCTGCATCGGTCGCCGTGAAGGTCACGGTGTAGGTGCCCGAAACGGTGGGACTGAAAGGCGTGGAGAAGGTCGATCCAGTCTGCGTATCCAGAGCCACTGGAGCGGCGTCGTTCGGACCCTGAATGGAGGCAGAGATGCTCCTGACCGATGACAGGCTGTCGGCCGCGGTCGCGCTGATGGTGACAGGCGCGGTCGTGAAGACCTGACCCATGGTGGGGCTCGTGATCTGGATGGTGGGTGCGGTCTTGTCGATGGTCACGGTTCGACTGAGGGTCGTGGCGTTTCCGGCGGCGTCAGTGGCCGTGGCGGTCACGGTCGCTGCGCCGTCCGGGCAGGCGCTGTAATTCCAGACGCTACCGGTCAGGGTGCCGCAGGACACGGTGTAGGAGATCTGCCCGTCATTGGTGCTGGCACCCAGGGTCAGAGAACCGCTGGCGCCGACCGTGGTGGGCGGTTGCCACACAATGATGGGCGCCGTGTTGTCGACGGTCAGGGTCCTGGTGACCTCGCTGCTGTTTCCGGCGCGGTCCAGGGCAACGGCGCGCAGATTGTGGACGCCGTCCGACAGGGTGGTCGTGTCGAGGGTGAAGGTGTACGCGCCATTGACTCCGGCCGTCTGGCTGGCAAGGATCGTGCCGCCGTCGAACAGATCCACTTTGACAATGCCACTGGCGGCGCCGTCCGTTCCCTGAGGGTCGGTGGCTGTTGTCACGACGGTGATCGTGCCACGCTGAGGCGTGCTGGGCAGACCACTGAAGGTGACGCTCGGTGCCGTGCGGTCACTGGTGGTCAGATTGACACTGATGTCGGCCAGGGTGGTGCTGGTGCTCCGTCCCGTCCGGTCTGTGGCTGTAGCGCGCAGGGTGTATTTCCCATTCATCGGTGCCCAGATGACGTCGCCGGCGGCCCCTGTCACCACGCCGACCTGGGTGTAGGTCTTCCCACCGTCGCTGCTGGCCTCGACAAGGATCCGGTCCACGCCGCTGACTGCGTCGGTTCCGTTGACTCCGATCGTGATGGGGTTCTGCGTGAAGACCTGCCCCTGCTGCACCTTCGTGATCTGCACGGTGGGATTGCTGGCATCCACCGTGATCAGACGGGCAGGACTGCTGAAGCTGCGTCCGCCATCGGTGATGGTCGCCGTCACGCTCTGCTTGCTGCCATCCGTGCAGCTGCTGTCCAGAGTCCAAGTGCTGCCCTCGATCTTGCCGCAGGTGACCGTGTACACGATCTGGCTGGAGAGGTCCTGTCCGTTCCTCGTTGCTGTGGCGCGCAGGGTCACCGTGCCGCCCCCGGATACGAAATCACTGGAAGGACTCAGCCACGTGAATGTCGGTGCCGTGACCGTGCCGCCGGTCCCTCCACCTTCCGTGCTCGTGGTGGACGTGAACGTGAAGGGCAGAACGTTCTGCACACTGCCGAACTGCACGTTGACGGGCAGATTGGTGGCGCTGGGGTTCTGGCTGAGGACCTTGCTGAACAGGTCCGCCTGATTGAAGGTGGTGGTGACGCTGCGATCCGCGAAGGTGGTCCCTGGATCATTGAAATTGCAGATGGCGTTGGGATTCGCCTGTGCGGCCGCGCAGGTCAGTCCGGCGGGAAGGCTGACGGCGGGGATGGTTACGGTTTCGGTCTTTACCGTCTTGCTGGCCGGGTCGGTCCAGGTGACCGTGGCGGTATTGACGGTGACGGCCTTGCTGCCGGCCTTGTTGGTGAAAGTCACGGCGAGGGTGTCTGACAGAGCGCCGTTGGTGGCTGTGATGCTGGTGACCGTGCTTGCGGCGGTCACGGAGGAAGAACTGGGTGCGTTGCTGCCGCCACAGCCGGCAATCAGGAGCGGGAGGGTAAGAAGGGCGAGTTTCTTCATGTGGGGTCCTCCGGGGTGGGGGCGTCTTTGAGGTGGGG
The Deinococcus sedimenti DNA segment above includes these coding regions:
- a CDS encoding undecaprenyl-diphosphate phosphatase — its product is MDWFYAIVYGIVEGITEFLPISSTGHLILTGNLMGVPWSKEVKDTFEVVIQGGAILAVLAYYWKDFLQIRHIGRDKTQQNLWLGVVVACIPAVILGLLFGDTIKAYLFRPSVVAWALIVGGILMWLIESRRVTPSVDAIEKIGVRRSLLIGTLQCLALLWPGFSRSASSILGGMVLGLDRPTATKFSFYLGVPTLGGAALLDFIKSRDILAEIGVLNVLLGAAVSFVVAYLSIGWLLRFVSTNNFKPFAVYRVVVGVLILALIAAGLLNNGNLA
- a CDS encoding barstar family protein, with the translated sequence MIQIFNAPPDGLQAAPHEPRIIAAGYQITVREIDFGAVHDKDTLMLAFLKGLALRDTFGRNWDALYDILTDPDQISARYALILCDYAHFRRRHPHLATELEQVLLDAQTNAAQQERHLWLLIEEPDHDPNGW
- a CDS encoding Ig-like domain-containing protein, which produces MARRNRRKRRLPRRHETPRLLHPQPPPQRRPHPGGPHMKKLALLTLPLLIAGCGGSNAPSSSSVTAASTVTSITATNGALSDTLAVTFTNKAGSKAVTVNTATVTWTDPASKTVKTETVTIPAVSLPAGLTCAAAQANPNAICNFNDPGTTFADRSVTTTFNQADLFSKVLSQNPSATNLPVNVQFGSVQNVLPFTFTSTTSTEGGGTGGTVTAPTFTWLSPSSDFVSGGGTVTLRATATRNGQDLSSQIVYTVTCGKIEGSTWTLDSSCTDGSKQSVTATITDGGRSFSSPARLITVDASNPTVQITKVQQGQVFTQNPITIGVNGTDAVSGVDRILVEASSDGGKTYTQVGVVTGAAGDVIWAPMNGKYTLRATATDRTGRSTSTTLADISVNLTTSDRTAPSVTFSGLPSTPQRGTITVVTTATDPQGTDGAASGIVKVDLFDGGTILASQTAGVNGAYTFTLDTTTLSDGVHNLRAVALDRAGNSSEVTRTLTVDNTAPIIVWQPPTTVGASGSLTLGASTNDGQISYTVSCGTLTGSVWNYSACPDGAATVTATATDAAGNATTLSRTVTIDKTAPTIQITSPTMGQVFTTAPVTISATAADSLSSVRSISASIQGPNDAAPVALDTQTGSTFSTPFSPTVSGTYTVTFTATDAANNTSAPTTRSFTFNVTTAPAEQAPTPVLEVVGTAPYAGNMSVNVSGNFDAASQVDRMILQITDAKGVVDNSTYVTTQARATFSVDTTRFANGPLKLQVIAYTKSGLRGISGEKNVQVQNLTSPDFKVASPSDGATVNTPTVPVQITLTKRSADYTITQPFKVDLLDYRGIVVATQTLSPTDPTVCSGSVDSLTCNTSFDVAALPADTYLIRARTKVQVDPAGANITRPLETSSRFTHNTVSVLPPASTIRFPAITDAQKPGQLDSSSGLLISVSDNTGVAVVEARVVGPFDATRPLTLNGTTQCDASVPVAGRSPVDVLMLNYGYSPAIAIGDVVLNNLDIDGSAYVPDNNVNERYDLRVTVQDTEGNRNIQCIPVTINRAAIRAARPAYFTSTATSPTPPSTISGQLNYTTGTWTLSGMTNRSRVAAVLYMNGVQKSVSFTNDVTGSVSSTVAFGDPGTYQVVWLIEDMTTGIVTSVAGSTVSVVRNP
- a CDS encoding heme-dependent oxidative N-demethylase subunit alpha family protein, which translates into the protein MAPPTLYRPFLNGTYAVSAGLYRMGQQAIPWLDDPRPEGHTFTLDDTYPAFIASKVAAHARAPHEYMGEAALTPDLREAALTHVAATLARDSGGAITWDGATLRNDLLGWRSTLDPRWNAVHDLRHFQAPHAGLIARVQPLHALDFLGLNTQEDLALIARDPHTGADWLAATHVLLPQHWDPRDKLGRDFRAVHEPVAGSGPMNVTAPRLVEAAITRGPFIRFAWGLSMTGRLDHHPAAPPDEDRAHDTRFHPDWAYLRVERQTLTGFPDAHGALFTIRPLVHPLTKAVQTPTHAQALAAAIQSMTPEQTEYKGLTHLQGDLLRWLRDRSLD
- a CDS encoding ribonuclease domain-containing protein produces the protein MNPARPTLLLIPLLLAACAAPPDDTTVIRGDSTQVTTRTTVTTDNATTGKTTTQRQSTAATVPISALPREGQQVLRQIDQGGPFRYAKDGSTFGNRERRLPTRPSGYYREYTVPTPGENDRGARRIVCGGQPPTRTDDCHYTPDHYRTFRSIQ